A single region of the Streptobacillus canis genome encodes:
- the nusA gene encoding transcription termination factor NusA, translated as MKSKDKATFLDAIEELEKEKGIQKGELLERLKTGLLAAYKKDFNDQENLEIEIDQVTGDVKMFCEKLIIDDEVKVYNDTTEITLTKAKEYKKRIKVGDYLKIELNADEFNRNAIQRAKSIIIQYVREQEKESICRQLKAVEHQMVNVVVRRIEENGNLYIGMNGLDAVIPFRELTELDKIQVGDRLVAYIRNVDTTGKFPKVDITRTDDRLIYKLFEREIPEVASGSIIIKNIAREPGVKAKVALYSDDQNIDLKGSCIGKDGIRINNIINELNGEKIELVEWNEDQRLFVKNALYPAEIFSVEIVKNNDEIVAKVEVDSSQLTLAIGKKGVNSKLAGKLCKLRVNIEASDEVGEEEREEQE; from the coding sequence ATGAAGTCTAAAGATAAAGCAACATTTTTAGATGCGATAGAAGAATTAGAAAAAGAAAAGGGTATACAAAAAGGTGAGTTATTAGAAAGATTAAAAACTGGATTACTTGCTGCCTATAAAAAAGATTTTAATGATCAAGAAAATCTTGAAATAGAAATAGACCAAGTAACAGGAGATGTAAAAATGTTCTGTGAAAAGTTAATAATAGATGATGAAGTTAAAGTATATAACGATACAACAGAAATAACATTAACAAAAGCTAAAGAATACAAAAAAAGAATTAAAGTTGGAGATTATTTAAAAATAGAATTGAATGCAGATGAGTTTAATAGAAATGCTATTCAAAGAGCTAAATCAATAATCATTCAATATGTAAGAGAGCAAGAAAAAGAATCAATTTGTAGACAATTAAAAGCTGTAGAGCATCAAATGGTAAATGTAGTTGTAAGAAGAATTGAAGAAAATGGTAATCTATATATTGGTATGAATGGATTAGATGCAGTAATTCCATTTAGAGAATTAACAGAACTTGATAAAATACAAGTTGGAGATAGATTAGTAGCATATATTAGAAATGTAGATACAACTGGAAAATTCCCTAAAGTAGATATTACAAGAACTGATGATAGATTAATTTATAAATTATTTGAAAGAGAAATACCAGAAGTAGCTTCAGGTAGTATAATAATTAAAAATATAGCTAGAGAACCAGGTGTTAAAGCAAAAGTTGCTCTTTATTCAGATGATCAAAACATTGATTTAAAAGGGTCTTGTATTGGTAAAGATGGAATAAGAATTAACAATATAATAAATGAGTTAAATGGAGAAAAAATTGAATTAGTAGAGTGGAATGAAGATCAAAGATTATTTGTTAAGAACGCACTTTACCCTGCAGAAATTTTCTCAGTTGAAATAGTAAAAAATAATGATGAAATAGTTGCTAAAGTTGAAGTTGATTCTAGTCAATTAACACTTGCTATAGGTAAAAAAGGTGTTAACTCTAAACTAGCTGGTAAACTATGTAAATTAAGAGTAAATATAGAGGCGAGTGATGAAGTTGGAGAAGAAGAGAGAGAAGAACAAGAGTAA